Proteins encoded by one window of Enterobacter pseudoroggenkampii:
- the asnB gene encoding asparagine synthase B, with amino-acid sequence MCSIFGVLDIKTDAGELRKKALELSRLMRHRGPDWSGVYASDKAILAHERLSIVDVNAGAQPLYNEKKTHALAVNGEIYNHQALRAEYGDRYAFQTGSDCEVILALYQEKGPEFLDDLQGMFAFALYDSEKDAYLIGRDHIGIIPLYMGHDEHGNFYVASEMKALVPVCRTIKEFPAGSYLWSKDGEIRQYYQRDWFDYDAVKDNVTDKAELRQALEDSVKSHLMSDVPYGVLLSGGLDSSVISAITKKFAARRVEDQERSEAWWPQLHSFAVGLEGAPDLKAAQEVANHLGTVHHEIHFTVQEGLDAIRDVIYHIETYDVTTIRASTPMYLMSRKIKAMGIKMVLSGEGSDEVFGGYLYFHKAPNAKELHEETVRKLQALHMFDCARANKAMSAWGVEARVPFLDKKFLDVAMRINPQDKMCGNGKMEKHILRECFESYLPASVAWRQKEQFSDGVGYSWIDTLKEVAAKQVSDQQLETASFRFPYNTPGSKEAYLYREIFEELFPVPSAAECVPGGPSVACSSAKAIEWDESFKSMNDPSGRAVGVHQSAYK; translated from the coding sequence ATGTGTTCAATTTTTGGCGTACTGGATATTAAAACTGACGCAGGCGAACTGCGTAAAAAGGCACTCGAACTGTCCCGCCTGATGCGCCATCGCGGACCGGACTGGTCAGGCGTTTACGCCAGTGACAAAGCGATTCTGGCTCACGAACGTCTGTCTATTGTTGACGTCAACGCCGGTGCACAGCCGCTGTATAACGAGAAAAAAACGCACGCGCTGGCTGTCAACGGTGAGATCTACAACCACCAGGCGCTGCGCGCCGAATACGGCGACCGCTACGCGTTCCAGACCGGTTCTGACTGTGAAGTGATCCTGGCGCTGTATCAGGAGAAAGGGCCTGAGTTCCTGGACGACCTGCAGGGCATGTTCGCCTTCGCGCTGTACGACAGCGAAAAAGACGCTTACCTGATTGGCCGCGACCATATCGGCATTATCCCGCTGTACATGGGCCACGATGAGCATGGCAACTTCTACGTTGCTTCTGAAATGAAAGCCCTGGTACCGGTCTGCCGCACCATCAAAGAGTTCCCGGCAGGCAGCTACCTGTGGAGCAAAGACGGCGAGATCCGTCAATATTATCAGCGTGACTGGTTCGACTACGACGCGGTAAAAGACAACGTCACGGACAAAGCCGAGCTACGTCAGGCGCTGGAAGATTCCGTGAAAAGCCACCTGATGTCCGACGTGCCTTACGGCGTGCTGCTCTCCGGCGGTCTGGACTCCTCCGTGATCTCCGCGATCACCAAGAAATTCGCGGCCCGTCGCGTGGAAGATCAGGAGCGCTCAGAAGCCTGGTGGCCACAGCTGCACTCCTTTGCCGTGGGCCTGGAAGGCGCACCTGACCTTAAAGCCGCGCAGGAAGTGGCAAACCACCTGGGGACCGTGCACCATGAAATTCATTTCACCGTGCAGGAAGGTCTGGATGCGATCCGCGATGTGATCTATCACATTGAAACCTATGACGTGACCACCATCCGCGCCTCGACCCCGATGTACCTGATGTCACGTAAGATCAAAGCGATGGGCATCAAGATGGTGCTCTCCGGTGAAGGTTCTGACGAAGTGTTTGGCGGCTACCTGTACTTCCACAAAGCGCCGAATGCCAAAGAGCTGCACGAAGAGACCGTGCGTAAACTGCAGGCGCTGCACATGTTCGACTGTGCGCGTGCCAACAAAGCGATGTCCGCCTGGGGCGTGGAAGCGCGCGTGCCGTTCCTGGATAAGAAATTCCTCGACGTGGCGATGCGCATCAACCCGCAGGACAAGATGTGCGGCAACGGCAAAATGGAAAAACATATCCTGCGTGAATGTTTTGAATCCTACCTGCCGGCGAGCGTGGCGTGGCGTCAGAAAGAGCAGTTCTCTGATGGCGTAGGTTATAGCTGGATCGACACCCTGAAAGAGGTCGCGGCGAAACAGGTTTCTGACCAACAGCTGGAAACCGCAAGCTTCCGCTTCCCGTACAACACGCCGGGTTCGAAAGAAGCATATCTCTACCGTGAAATTTTTGAAGAATTGTTCCCGGTACCGAGCGCTGCGGAGTGTGTGCCGGGTGGCCCGTCCGTCGCCTGCTCGTCTGCCAAAGCGATTGAATGGGATGAATCGTTCAAATCCATGAACGATCCGTCAGGACGTGCGGTAGGCGTTCACCAGTCAGCCTACAAATAA
- the nagD gene encoding ribonucleotide monophosphatase NagD, with amino-acid sequence MTIKNVICDIDGVLMHDNVAVPGAAEFLHRIIDKGMPLVLLTNYPSQTGQDLANRFATAGVDVPDSVFYTSAMATADFLKRQEGKKAYVVGEGALIHELYKAGFTITDVNPDFVIVGETRSFNWEMMHKAAYFVASGARFIATNPDTHGRGFYPACGALCAGIEKISGRQPFVVGKPSPWIIRAALNKMQAHSEETVIVGDNLRTDILAGFQAGLETILVLSGVSQLDDIDSMPFRPSWIYPSVDEIDII; translated from the coding sequence ATGACCATTAAGAATGTAATTTGTGATATCGACGGCGTGCTGATGCACGACAACGTTGCCGTGCCGGGTGCTGCGGAGTTTCTTCACCGCATCATCGACAAAGGAATGCCTCTGGTTCTTCTCACGAACTACCCTTCTCAGACCGGTCAGGATCTGGCAAACCGCTTTGCCACGGCGGGTGTAGATGTCCCGGACAGCGTGTTTTATACCTCGGCGATGGCCACGGCGGATTTTCTGAAGCGTCAGGAAGGGAAAAAAGCCTACGTGGTGGGTGAAGGTGCGCTGATCCATGAACTATACAAAGCGGGCTTTACCATCACCGACGTCAACCCGGACTTTGTGATTGTTGGCGAAACGCGATCCTTTAACTGGGAGATGATGCATAAAGCTGCATACTTTGTCGCCAGCGGTGCGCGCTTTATCGCCACCAACCCGGATACCCACGGCCGCGGTTTTTATCCGGCCTGCGGCGCGCTGTGTGCCGGTATCGAAAAAATCTCTGGTCGTCAGCCGTTCGTTGTCGGGAAACCGAGCCCGTGGATCATTCGTGCCGCACTGAACAAAATGCAGGCCCACTCTGAAGAAACCGTGATTGTCGGCGACAACCTGCGCACCGATATTCTGGCCGGTTTCCAGGCGGGTCTGGAGACGATTCTGGTCCTCTCTGGCGTCTCTCAGCTTGATGACATTGATTCGATGCCGTTCCGGCCAAGCTGGATTTACCCCTCCGTCGACGAAATCGACATTATCTGA
- the nagC gene encoding DNA-binding transcriptional regulator NagC, which produces MTPGGQAQIGNVDLVKQLNSAAVYRLIDQHGPISRIQIAEQSQLAPASVTKITRQLIERGLIKEVDQQASTGGRRAISIITETRNFQAIGVRLGRHDTTLTLYDLSSKAIAEEHYPLPERTQETLEHALLNTIEQFIESCQRKIRELIAISVILPGLVDPESGVIRYMPHIPVENWGLVDALEKRFKVTCFVGHDIRSLALAEHYFGASQDCEDSILVRVHRGTGAGIISNGRIFIGRNGNVGEIGHIQVEPLGERCHCGNFGCLETIAANTAIEQRVRHLLEQGYQSRVTLDDCKIGTICKAANKGDALACEVIEQVGRHLGKTIAIAINLFNPQKVVIAGEIVEAEKVLLPAIEGCINTQALKAFRQNLPVVRSKLDHRSAIGAFALVKRAMLNGILLQHLLES; this is translated from the coding sequence ATGACACCTGGCGGACAAGCTCAAATCGGTAATGTCGATCTCGTTAAACAACTTAACAGTGCGGCGGTATATCGCCTGATTGACCAACACGGCCCCATCTCGCGAATTCAGATAGCCGAACAAAGCCAGCTTGCACCCGCCAGCGTGACAAAAATTACCCGCCAGCTTATTGAGCGCGGTCTGATCAAAGAAGTCGATCAGCAGGCCTCCACCGGAGGCCGTCGCGCCATCTCCATTATTACTGAAACCCGTAATTTTCAGGCAATTGGCGTCCGTCTGGGCCGTCATGACACCACGCTCACGCTATACGATCTGAGCAGTAAAGCCATCGCGGAAGAGCACTACCCTCTTCCGGAGCGCACCCAGGAGACGCTGGAGCATGCGCTGCTGAATACCATCGAGCAGTTTATTGAAAGCTGTCAGCGCAAGATCCGCGAACTCATCGCTATCTCCGTAATTCTGCCCGGCCTGGTCGACCCGGAAAGCGGCGTGATCCGCTATATGCCGCACATTCCGGTTGAAAACTGGGGGCTGGTCGATGCGCTGGAAAAGCGTTTTAAAGTGACCTGCTTTGTGGGCCACGATATTCGCTCGCTGGCGCTGGCGGAGCACTACTTTGGTGCGAGTCAGGACTGTGAAGACTCTATTCTGGTGCGCGTTCACCGCGGAACGGGCGCGGGCATTATCTCTAACGGCCGTATTTTTATTGGTCGCAACGGTAACGTCGGTGAGATTGGCCACATTCAGGTTGAGCCCCTTGGGGAGCGCTGCCACTGCGGCAATTTCGGCTGTCTTGAAACCATCGCCGCCAACACGGCCATCGAGCAGCGCGTCCGCCATCTGCTTGAACAGGGTTACCAAAGCCGCGTCACGCTGGACGACTGCAAAATAGGCACCATCTGCAAAGCCGCTAATAAAGGCGACGCGCTGGCCTGTGAAGTGATCGAGCAGGTGGGGCGCCATCTGGGGAAAACTATCGCCATCGCCATTAACCTGTTTAACCCACAAAAAGTGGTGATCGCCGGTGAAATTGTGGAAGCGGAAAAGGTGCTGCTCCCCGCGATTGAAGGCTGTATTAACACCCAGGCGCTGAAAGCATTCCGCCAGAATCTTCCGGTGGTTCGTTCAAAGCTTGACCATCGCTCGGCGATTGGCGCGTTCGCGCTGGTCAAACGCGCCATGCTCAACGGAATTCTGCTGCAGCATTTGCTGGAAAGTTGA
- the nagA gene encoding N-acetylglucosamine-6-phosphate deacetylase, which translates to MYALTHGRIYTGHEILDDHAIVIADGLIERVCPLAELPPEIEQRSLNGAVISPGFIDVQLNGCGGVQFNDTAEAVTVETLEIMQKANEKSGCTSYLPTLITSSDDLMKQGIRVMREYLAKHPNQALGLHLEGPWLNMVKKGTHNPNYVRKPDAELVDYMCANADVITKVTLAPEMTGTDVISKLAAAGIIVSAGHSNATLKEAKAGFRAGITFATHLYNAMPYITGREPGLVGAILDEPDVYCGIIADGLHVDYTNIRNAKRLKGDKLCLVTDATAPAGANIEQFIFAGKTIYYRNGLCVDENGTLSGSSLTMIEGVRNLVEHCGIALDEVLRMATLYPARAMGVDKQLGGIAPGMVANLTAFTHDYKIIKTIVNGNEVVTE; encoded by the coding sequence ATGTACGCTTTAACCCACGGTCGGATTTATACCGGCCATGAAATTCTGGATGACCATGCGATTGTTATCGCTGATGGCCTGATTGAACGTGTTTGCCCGCTGGCAGAACTGCCGCCGGAGATTGAACAGCGCTCACTCAATGGAGCAGTAATCTCCCCCGGTTTCATCGACGTTCAGCTCAACGGCTGCGGCGGTGTGCAATTCAATGATACCGCCGAAGCGGTAACGGTCGAAACGCTGGAGATCATGCAAAAAGCCAATGAGAAATCGGGCTGCACCAGCTATCTGCCAACGCTCATCACCAGCAGTGATGACCTCATGAAGCAGGGTATCCGCGTGATGCGTGAATATCTGGCCAAACATCCTAATCAGGCGCTGGGTCTGCACCTTGAAGGGCCATGGTTGAACATGGTCAAGAAAGGAACGCATAACCCGAATTACGTGCGTAAGCCTGATGCGGAGCTGGTTGACTACATGTGTGCCAACGCCGATGTGATCACCAAAGTGACGCTGGCACCTGAAATGACGGGTACGGATGTCATCAGCAAACTTGCTGCCGCCGGGATTATCGTTTCAGCCGGTCACTCAAACGCGACGCTGAAAGAAGCGAAAGCCGGTTTCCGCGCGGGCATTACCTTCGCGACGCACCTTTACAACGCCATGCCGTATATCACAGGCCGTGAACCGGGTCTGGTCGGGGCGATTCTGGATGAGCCAGACGTCTACTGCGGTATTATTGCTGACGGCTTACACGTTGATTACACCAACATTCGCAATGCTAAGCGGCTGAAAGGTGACAAGCTTTGTCTGGTGACGGATGCCACTGCACCGGCAGGTGCAAATATTGAGCAGTTCATTTTTGCCGGTAAAACAATATACTACCGCAATGGACTGTGTGTTGATGAAAACGGTACGCTGAGTGGTTCCTCTTTGACCATGATTGAAGGGGTGCGTAACCTGGTTGAGCATTGCGGGATTGCGCTTGATGAAGTCCTGCGTATGGCAACCCTTTATCCGGCTCGCGCAATGGGCGTGGATAAACAGCTAGGCGGAATTGCACCAGGTATGGTTGCAAACCTGACGGCATTCACACACGATTATAAAATTATTAAGACCATCGTTAATGGTAACGAGGTCGTCACTGAGTAA